From one Acidobacteriota bacterium genomic stretch:
- a CDS encoding GNAT family N-acetyltransferase yields MGSETTRKSNQSLDAILEMPPEQAASRLADAIQNPPARRASALEHDALVVDLLENRRTGDAILEFIPLKSLEVLSDRCLKRLDEDPGPAREVAWQLLDVFRRSVVLSRINQAGVVDNWAERILCLVEASHFTFGALFNQRASGYGERTLFRVPTSGGSRAISWRQVSGRVDLIARSLHALSDETGGKPIAILSNNSLEMALVDLACLTSGIVNVMVPATSTENDVGFILDHAGTGVVVVSDNEQLKKVLNSRIREVELGPIIALDPRVRAGKGVISLDQLLTRASEVSDEMLAERRSRSKIEDLATVMYTSGTTGVPKGICFTQRNIVYKRFARALALPEIGEQDRFLCYLPLFHTFGRFLELTGSIFWGATYCFASSPGVEDLARQMRELQTTVFISIPMKWMQLFDLVRQKVDIDGAPDHEVEDAFRRTVGAGLRWGLSAAGYLDPEIFRFYQRYGVELMSGFGMTEATGGITMTPPGRYKDDSLGPALPGVEIRVAEDGELLIRGPYVMTGYLDPPDGTKALDDEGWFATGDLMEQDGDGFIRIVDRKKEIYKNINGQTIAPQKIENLFRDFDSVGRIFLVGDHRAFNTALIYPNPDYEALDMRGMSREDLEQHFRSLVVSANSFLAPFERIIDFAVIDRDFDGDRGELTPKGTFRRKNIERSFADQIRLLYRRRTLTVGGAKVIVPNWLFQALGITTQELRIGDETLLLSSIGTSLTIREEGEDVVRIGSAYYRPTGSAVDLGHLLSTPMLWIGNDELVDFAPLDANHRYRRRRRSVSAEWLRRTGSHAVTDAERAAIPKIIGRKEVDLMDLHTAALLLAAEDDRDAVEAVKVLDHLLQVEDGEMADHALRILRRASDSESISVRRSAFQTLATAEVETHYRHTLSDFFDQGDDLLDGRTIEILVDHGLSAERVDAFIEEAERRCKSFGSDMDPALASLFDFLSAYGANHPTRYSRLRAFFTRAVMVADAPALREKAIQAKRHMARGFRDWLGSPLPVAVDPETGMEYRWQDVVEFDDEIDRETRRHLLDVLRRTPIIQEASFLLTDSPRVIHLDDIVPGGVWIRLLGESHGKSVFRVAIRTRAREQLDLALNLNRDLSHDDAAEEINWLIICSDVRGRGPLVEVFGGAWPEDDLWTEEFIPGETLDHALDRLCRKHAENTERVEVWWPFAAWAALSAYVDFWDRTGRRLVVADPSPANVIVPLHDYLSGARLVSISSRAPFDSLATMLRSFYRFFIAPVEENHPELSGLASWDVLFSAVLEITGEHEGAALLRVLLETASTTERDMADRLEKFLDSVARRGFLPRQLFFAAKRYRRWERLNPDATPRARAHTLHEIYMTYGLAALAADHPGSRARYFRETVFRIATDALSEGLDDLISQLRDGTLHRDDVSAAVADMRAHLSLSPDEDYFLARLSFPYLKPDDTASFVAAAARGTQQSEMVVTREDSEGHTFHIRHALSAKEVGRLYRLFNAAKLQVQFRPEHRFLIAIGDRGNLLGGLFYEEQPEEHTAHLDKVVVGDGHRGGGIARALIEELGNRLRTAGYRSLTTGFFRPQFFYRLGFKVEPRYAGLMQSLAVEDEEI; encoded by the coding sequence ATGGGTTCCGAAACAACGCGAAAGAGCAATCAGTCACTTGACGCCATCCTCGAGATGCCGCCGGAACAGGCAGCCTCGCGTCTTGCGGACGCCATCCAGAATCCTCCGGCTCGCCGAGCCTCGGCTCTCGAACACGATGCCCTAGTGGTCGACCTGCTCGAGAATCGAAGGACCGGGGATGCGATCCTGGAGTTCATTCCCCTGAAATCACTCGAGGTTCTTTCTGACCGCTGTCTCAAACGTCTCGATGAGGACCCGGGACCGGCGCGTGAAGTGGCATGGCAGCTTCTCGACGTATTTCGGCGCTCGGTGGTGCTGTCCCGAATCAACCAGGCTGGTGTGGTCGACAATTGGGCTGAGAGGATTCTTTGCCTGGTCGAGGCCTCGCATTTCACCTTCGGCGCACTCTTCAACCAACGAGCCAGCGGCTACGGAGAAAGGACGCTCTTCCGGGTGCCCACATCTGGAGGAAGCCGGGCGATCAGTTGGCGCCAAGTCTCCGGTCGGGTCGACCTCATCGCGCGAAGCCTGCACGCGTTGTCGGATGAGACCGGAGGAAAACCGATCGCGATCCTCTCCAACAACAGCCTGGAAATGGCGCTGGTGGATCTCGCCTGCCTGACTTCCGGGATCGTCAACGTCATGGTGCCGGCTACCTCGACGGAAAACGACGTAGGCTTCATCCTCGACCACGCCGGAACAGGCGTGGTCGTGGTCTCCGACAACGAGCAGCTGAAGAAGGTCCTCAATTCGCGGATTCGTGAGGTCGAGCTTGGGCCCATCATTGCTCTCGACCCGCGCGTGCGTGCAGGCAAAGGCGTGATCAGTCTCGACCAGCTTCTCACCCGCGCTTCAGAGGTTTCGGACGAGATGCTCGCGGAGCGACGCTCCCGGTCGAAGATAGAAGACCTGGCAACCGTGATGTACACGTCCGGGACCACGGGTGTACCGAAAGGGATCTGCTTCACTCAGCGAAACATCGTGTACAAGAGATTCGCCCGTGCCCTGGCGTTGCCTGAAATCGGCGAACAAGATCGGTTCCTGTGCTACCTGCCGCTGTTTCACACCTTCGGGCGCTTCCTCGAACTCACCGGCAGCATTTTCTGGGGCGCGACATACTGTTTCGCGTCGAGCCCGGGAGTCGAGGATCTTGCCCGCCAGATGCGCGAGCTTCAGACCACCGTCTTCATCAGCATCCCGATGAAGTGGATGCAGCTCTTCGACCTCGTGCGCCAGAAGGTCGACATCGATGGCGCTCCCGACCACGAGGTCGAAGACGCGTTTCGCCGAACGGTGGGTGCCGGCCTCCGCTGGGGACTCTCCGCCGCCGGCTATCTCGATCCAGAGATCTTCCGTTTCTATCAACGATACGGGGTCGAGCTCATGAGCGGTTTCGGCATGACCGAGGCCACGGGTGGCATTACGATGACCCCACCAGGTCGCTACAAAGACGACTCTCTCGGCCCGGCCCTGCCCGGGGTCGAGATCAGGGTTGCCGAGGACGGAGAGTTGCTGATTCGCGGGCCCTACGTCATGACCGGTTATCTCGACCCTCCGGACGGCACCAAGGCGCTCGACGACGAGGGGTGGTTCGCAACCGGCGACCTGATGGAGCAGGACGGCGACGGTTTCATTCGAATCGTCGATCGCAAAAAAGAGATCTACAAGAACATCAATGGCCAGACGATTGCGCCGCAAAAGATCGAAAACCTCTTCCGTGATTTCGATTCGGTCGGCCGCATCTTCCTGGTCGGTGATCATCGAGCCTTCAATACCGCCCTGATATACCCGAACCCGGATTACGAGGCGCTCGATATGCGCGGAATGTCACGCGAGGACCTCGAGCAGCATTTCCGTTCGCTGGTGGTGAGCGCCAACTCGTTCCTCGCACCATTCGAGAGAATCATCGACTTTGCGGTAATCGATCGAGATTTTGACGGAGACCGCGGCGAGCTCACTCCCAAGGGCACCTTCAGGCGAAAAAACATCGAGCGTTCCTTCGCCGACCAGATCCGGCTTCTCTACCGCCGCCGAACGCTCACCGTCGGCGGTGCCAAGGTCATCGTACCCAACTGGCTATTCCAGGCACTCGGCATCACGACCCAGGAGCTGCGGATCGGCGACGAAACTCTGCTTCTGTCGTCCATCGGAACCTCCCTGACCATTCGTGAAGAGGGAGAAGACGTCGTCAGAATAGGCTCGGCCTACTACCGACCCACCGGCAGCGCAGTTGACCTCGGGCATCTGCTGTCGACTCCGATGCTCTGGATCGGCAATGACGAACTCGTCGACTTCGCACCGCTCGACGCCAACCACCGATACCGTCGTCGACGGCGAAGTGTGTCCGCGGAATGGCTTCGCCGAACCGGCAGCCACGCCGTCACCGACGCGGAACGTGCGGCAATACCGAAGATCATCGGTCGCAAGGAGGTCGACCTGATGGACCTCCATACGGCGGCCCTACTTCTTGCAGCCGAAGATGATCGGGATGCGGTGGAAGCGGTCAAGGTCCTCGACCATCTTCTTCAGGTCGAAGACGGAGAGATGGCCGACCATGCTCTCAGAATCCTTCGACGAGCCTCCGATTCGGAGTCGATTTCGGTCCGCAGATCTGCATTCCAGACACTTGCAACCGCCGAGGTCGAAACTCACTATCGCCATACTTTGTCCGACTTCTTCGACCAGGGTGATGATCTCCTGGACGGCAGAACGATCGAGATCCTGGTCGATCACGGCCTTTCCGCGGAACGCGTCGATGCCTTCATCGAGGAAGCCGAACGCCGCTGTAAGAGCTTCGGCAGCGACATGGACCCGGCACTTGCATCGCTGTTCGATTTTCTTTCCGCCTACGGCGCCAACCATCCCACACGCTACAGCCGTCTCCGCGCCTTTTTCACGCGTGCCGTGATGGTCGCGGACGCTCCCGCCCTTCGTGAGAAGGCAATCCAGGCGAAGCGGCACATGGCGCGAGGTTTTCGCGATTGGCTGGGCTCCCCTTTGCCGGTCGCAGTCGATCCCGAAACGGGCATGGAGTACCGCTGGCAGGACGTAGTCGAGTTCGACGACGAAATCGACCGGGAAACCAGACGTCACCTCCTCGACGTCCTCCGGCGAACCCCGATCATCCAGGAGGCCTCTTTCCTCCTGACAGACTCTCCGAGGGTCATCCATCTGGACGACATAGTCCCGGGCGGGGTTTGGATTCGTTTGCTCGGCGAATCCCACGGCAAGTCGGTATTTCGTGTAGCTATCAGAACCCGGGCGCGCGAGCAGCTCGATCTCGCACTCAACCTGAACCGCGATCTTTCACACGATGACGCCGCGGAGGAGATCAACTGGCTGATCATCTGCAGCGACGTTCGTGGCCGCGGCCCGCTGGTCGAGGTGTTCGGCGGCGCCTGGCCCGAAGACGATTTGTGGACCGAGGAGTTCATCCCTGGTGAAACCCTCGACCACGCCCTCGACCGCCTCTGTCGGAAACACGCCGAGAACACCGAGCGCGTCGAGGTGTGGTGGCCGTTCGCGGCATGGGCCGCCCTCAGCGCCTACGTCGACTTCTGGGACCGCACCGGTCGGCGACTCGTGGTCGCCGATCCGTCACCCGCAAATGTGATCGTGCCCCTCCATGATTACCTGTCCGGAGCTCGCCTGGTCTCGATATCATCCAGGGCGCCCTTCGACTCCCTGGCGACGATGCTACGGAGCTTTTACCGTTTTTTCATTGCCCCCGTTGAGGAGAACCACCCGGAGTTGTCGGGCCTGGCCAGTTGGGACGTCCTTTTCTCGGCGGTGCTCGAAATTACCGGCGAACACGAGGGAGCAGCACTTCTTCGGGTTTTGCTCGAAACAGCGTCAACAACTGAGCGTGACATGGCCGACCGTCTCGAAAAATTTCTCGATTCGGTTGCACGCCGGGGTTTTCTACCGAGGCAACTCTTCTTCGCGGCGAAGCGTTACCGCCGTTGGGAACGACTCAATCCGGACGCCACCCCACGTGCTCGCGCTCATACGCTGCACGAGATCTACATGACATACGGCCTCGCGGCGCTGGCAGCCGACCATCCCGGGTCGCGCGCCCGTTACTTTCGCGAGACCGTGTTCCGGATTGCCACGGACGCCCTGTCCGAAGGTCTCGACGATCTGATCAGCCAGCTTCGCGACGGCACACTGCATCGTGACGACGTCAGCGCCGCAGTTGCGGACATGCGGGCCCACCTCTCCCTCTCGCCGGACGAGGACTACTTTTTGGCAAGGCTGTCCTTTCCATACCTCAAGCCGGACGACACCGCGAGCTTTGTCGCGGCCGCCGCTCGAGGCACCCAACAGAGTGAAATGGTCGTTACCCGAGAGGATTCGGAAGGCCACACATTCCATATCCGCCACGCGTTGAGCGCAAAGGAGGTAGGACGCCTCTACCGACTTTTCAACGCAGCCAAGCTCCAGGTCCAATTCCGACCCGAGCATCGCTTTCTGATCGCGATCGGCGATCGCGGCAATCTCCTCGGCGGGCTCTTTTACGAGGAGCAGCCGGAAGAACATACGGCCCATTTGGACAAGGTCGTGGTCGGTGACGGCCACAGGGGGGGCGGCATCGCGCGTGCACTCATCGAGGAACTCGGCAATCGTCTCCGCACCGCCGGTTACCGTTCGTTGACGACCGGGTTTTTCCGGCCACAGTTCTTCTATCGCCTCGGCTTCAAGGTCGAGCCGCGGTACGCTGGACTCATGCAATCGCTGGCCGTGGAGGATGAGGAGATCTGA
- a CDS encoding cytochrome c3 family protein produces MQMVPKRHMRQMIRLAIAGAALMLTCFAGTAYGQENEDCLMCHEDPELVGQKGDYEFSVFVDPEAFAASVHADFGCTDCHGDLDGAELPHEEELEPADCSLCHDDVAEEFTSGPHAAWAKDPLSPAAGCINCHGTHDVLSADDEASPVSDARSSELCGRCHARALRDVAKSPHGRTSGDGPVAGCVSCHKGHRMHAPRGEHEEVAICGTCHARQATEHGRSLHGRAAARGDALAPSCVTCHEHHAILPHTDVTSPTSSQNIPLLCGRCHHEGTEVSLTHDIPQDRILENYSLSIHGEGLFKKGLTVTAVCTSCHTSHDILDHNDPRSSIHRSNVATTCMQCHRRIEEVHVKVVEGKLWEEKPNQVPSCVECHQPHKIRREPLTALGAANRNCLQCHADPDLSMQTAGGAVSLFVDETAYNISSHAGVACAQCHTQVTPSHERACDTIVSPVDCSTCHAEVVRNYTVSIHGKLAAEGDSDAPVCLDCHDKHATEDDALPSSPTYPRNVPDLCAKCHRQGEVAARRIESEIPDIVGSYVMSIHGKGLLESGLVVSASCTDCHTAHLELPASDPASSVNSENVAATCGECHHGIEETFKTSIHWPGNSDTERELPTCESCHTSHTITRTDAAGFRMAMMEQCGRCHEDEADTFFDTYHGKVSRLGSEGAAKCYDCHGTHDILPPDNPNSTLSHDNVVGTCATCHPGAHRQFAGYLTHATHHDPEKYPFLFYAFWFMTILLVGTMTFAILHTLAWLWRLLRTRDKWVQHKHAPEEKMYERFTSVHRIMHLVMLVSFFTLALTGMALKFSYMGWATLLSRVMGGFATMAILHRFAAVTLLALFAFHLWRVWKGKRESGKSWLGYIFDENSLMFNLTDIRQVWESIKWFFGRGPRPHYGRFTYWEKFDYFAVFWGVFVIGSTGLVLWFPEFFTRFLPGWSVNVATIIHSDEALLAVAFIFTIHFFNTHFRPDKFPMDPVIFTGRVPVEELRHDKPGEYEDLMESGSIAEIEAKLLDPYPKRLEKAFKTFGFIALGTGLTLIALIVYAMWFAYR; encoded by the coding sequence ATGCAGATGGTCCCCAAGAGGCATATGCGGCAAATGATCCGGCTCGCGATCGCCGGTGCAGCTCTCATGCTGACGTGTTTCGCCGGAACCGCATATGGACAGGAAAACGAAGACTGTCTGATGTGCCACGAAGACCCCGAGCTGGTTGGGCAGAAGGGGGATTATGAGTTTTCGGTCTTTGTGGATCCCGAGGCTTTCGCTGCATCGGTGCATGCCGACTTCGGGTGTACCGACTGCCACGGTGATCTGGACGGCGCAGAACTCCCGCACGAAGAAGAGCTCGAGCCGGCCGACTGTTCCTTGTGCCACGATGACGTGGCGGAGGAGTTTACGAGCGGTCCCCACGCCGCGTGGGCGAAGGATCCTCTTTCGCCGGCGGCCGGGTGCATCAACTGTCACGGAACCCACGACGTATTGAGCGCGGACGATGAGGCTTCACCGGTCAGCGACGCGCGTTCGAGCGAGCTGTGCGGACGATGCCACGCTCGAGCGCTGCGGGACGTCGCGAAAAGTCCGCACGGCCGCACCAGCGGCGACGGGCCGGTTGCGGGTTGCGTCTCCTGCCACAAAGGCCACCGGATGCACGCGCCGCGGGGTGAACACGAAGAGGTCGCAATCTGCGGTACGTGCCATGCGCGTCAGGCCACCGAGCACGGACGCAGCCTGCACGGGAGAGCGGCGGCCAGGGGAGACGCTCTGGCGCCGAGCTGTGTGACCTGCCACGAACATCATGCGATATTGCCGCACACGGATGTGACGTCGCCGACTTCAAGCCAGAATATTCCACTGCTGTGCGGACGGTGCCACCACGAGGGGACCGAGGTCTCCCTGACACATGACATTCCCCAGGACAGAATCCTCGAAAACTACTCCCTCAGTATTCACGGCGAGGGTCTCTTCAAGAAGGGTTTGACGGTCACAGCGGTCTGCACCTCCTGTCACACATCGCATGACATCCTCGACCACAACGATCCCCGTTCGAGCATTCACAGATCCAACGTCGCAACGACCTGCATGCAATGTCACCGCCGCATCGAGGAGGTACACGTCAAGGTGGTCGAGGGGAAACTGTGGGAGGAGAAGCCGAACCAGGTGCCCTCATGCGTCGAGTGCCACCAGCCGCACAAGATCCGCCGGGAACCCTTGACCGCGCTCGGTGCGGCCAACCGGAACTGTCTGCAGTGCCACGCCGATCCTGATCTGTCGATGCAGACGGCGGGCGGGGCTGTTTCGCTCTTCGTCGATGAAACCGCTTACAACATCAGCTCCCACGCGGGCGTCGCCTGCGCACAGTGTCACACCCAGGTCACCCCGTCACATGAACGAGCGTGCGACACGATTGTCTCCCCGGTTGACTGCAGCACCTGCCACGCCGAAGTCGTTCGGAACTACACAGTGTCGATTCACGGCAAGCTGGCTGCCGAAGGCGATTCCGATGCTCCGGTCTGCCTCGACTGTCACGACAAGCATGCGACCGAGGACGACGCGTTGCCCTCCTCTCCGACCTATCCGAGAAACGTCCCGGATTTGTGCGCCAAGTGCCACCGCCAAGGTGAGGTCGCGGCCAGGCGAATCGAGTCCGAGATCCCGGATATTGTCGGAAGCTACGTGATGAGCATCCATGGAAAGGGCCTGCTGGAGAGCGGGCTTGTGGTTTCGGCGTCCTGTACGGATTGCCACACCGCCCACCTCGAGCTGCCCGCCTCCGATCCGGCGTCGTCGGTCAACTCCGAGAACGTCGCCGCGACTTGCGGCGAATGTCACCACGGCATCGAAGAGACGTTCAAGACCAGCATTCACTGGCCGGGGAACAGCGACACTGAACGCGAGCTCCCGACGTGTGAAAGCTGCCACACCTCGCACACGATCACGCGCACTGATGCGGCCGGCTTCCGCATGGCCATGATGGAGCAGTGCGGACGGTGTCATGAGGATGAGGCCGACACGTTCTTCGACACATACCACGGCAAGGTGTCCCGGCTTGGTTCCGAGGGCGCTGCAAAGTGCTATGACTGTCACGGCACCCACGACATTCTGCCGCCGGACAATCCCAATTCCACATTGAGCCACGACAACGTGGTGGGTACCTGCGCGACCTGCCATCCGGGCGCCCACCGGCAGTTCGCCGGCTACCTGACCCATGCCACCCACCATGATCCGGAGAAGTATCCGTTCCTCTTCTATGCCTTCTGGTTCATGACGATTCTCCTGGTCGGCACCATGACCTTCGCGATTCTCCATACTCTGGCGTGGCTGTGGCGGCTGCTGCGGACGAGGGACAAGTGGGTGCAGCACAAGCATGCGCCTGAAGAGAAGATGTACGAGCGGTTCACGAGCGTGCATCGCATCATGCACCTCGTGATGCTGGTGTCGTTCTTCACCCTGGCATTGACCGGCATGGCCCTCAAGTTCTCCTACATGGGATGGGCAACCCTCCTTTCAAGAGTAATGGGCGGCTTCGCTACTATGGCGATCCTGCACCGTTTTGCCGCGGTAACGCTGCTGGCTCTCTTCGCGTTCCATCTGTGGCGAGTTTGGAAGGGCAAACGAGAGTCAGGAAAGAGTTGGCTTGGCTACATCTTCGACGAAAATTCGTTGATGTTCAATCTGACCGACATTCGTCAGGTCTGGGAGTCGATCAAGTGGTTCTTCGGCCGGGGGCCGAGGCCCCATTACGGCCGCTTCACCTACTGGGAGAAGTTCGACTACTTTGCGGTCTTCTGGGGCGTCTTCGTCATCGGCTCGACGGGCTTGGTGTTGTGGTTTCCCGAGTTCTTCACCCGATTCCTGCCTGGATGGTCGGTCAACGTTGCAACAATCATTCATTCTGACGAAGCATTGCTGGCAGTCGCGTTCATCTTCACGATTCATTTTTTCAACACTCACTTCCGACCGGACAAGTTCCCGATGGATCCCGTCATCTTCACCGGTCGGGTACCGGTCGAGGAGTTGCGCCACGACAAACCGGGCGAGTATGAGGACCTGATGGAGAGCGGCAGCATCGCGGAAATCGAAGCGAAATTGCTGGATCCGTATCCGAAACGGCTCGAAAAGGCGTTCAAGACTTTCGGCTTCATCGCGCTCGGCACAGGCCTCACGCTCATCGCTCTGATCGTTTACGCGATGTGGTTTGCCTATCGATAG
- a CDS encoding SDR family NAD(P)-dependent oxidoreductase, which produces MAHLENQVVLITGCSSGIGRALAEAFAASGHRVVATARKIEAIEDLASTDTNILELDVTDGASIERAVAAAIDMHGAIDVAVNNAGYGLIGPVAELDLAELRNQFETNVVGVVAVVRAVVPGMVARKTGRIVNIGSVSGVTATPFGGAYCGTKAAVHLISDALRMELAPFGIRVITVQPGAVESRFAEHALHGIERYREDSLYSSVFDGVQARAGVSQVGSTPSPDFARLVVDSATAASPPSVLRAGKHSVGLPLIGRLPACVRDRILSKRFGLETL; this is translated from the coding sequence TTGGCGCATCTTGAAAACCAGGTCGTGCTGATCACCGGCTGTTCATCCGGTATTGGCAGGGCCCTGGCCGAAGCGTTTGCCGCTTCAGGCCACCGAGTGGTCGCGACGGCGAGGAAGATCGAGGCCATCGAGGATCTGGCGAGCACCGACACGAACATCCTCGAGCTCGACGTCACCGACGGAGCGTCGATCGAACGGGCGGTCGCCGCAGCGATCGATATGCACGGAGCGATCGACGTGGCGGTCAACAACGCCGGATACGGACTGATCGGCCCGGTTGCCGAGCTCGATCTCGCTGAGCTGAGGAATCAGTTCGAAACCAATGTTGTTGGTGTCGTCGCCGTCGTTCGTGCGGTCGTTCCCGGGATGGTGGCACGAAAGACCGGCCGGATCGTCAACATAGGAAGCGTCTCGGGCGTGACCGCGACGCCGTTCGGCGGTGCGTATTGTGGCACCAAAGCAGCTGTCCACCTCATTTCCGATGCGCTGCGCATGGAGCTTGCACCGTTCGGGATACGCGTGATCACCGTCCAGCCCGGAGCAGTCGAGTCGCGATTTGCGGAACACGCCTTGCACGGGATCGAACGCTACCGGGAAGACTCGCTGTATTCTTCGGTATTTGACGGAGTTCAGGCCAGGGCTGGCGTGTCACAGGTGGGTTCGACACCGTCGCCGGATTTCGCACGGCTGGTCGTGGATTCCGCGACCGCTGCATCGCCTCCATCGGTTTTGAGAGCCGGCAAACATTCGGTTGGGCTCCCGCTGATTGGACGCCTCCCGGCGTGTGTTCGCGATAGGATTCTCAGCAAACGTTTCGGCCTCGAAACGCTGTAG
- a CDS encoding NapC/NirT family cytochrome c produces MTAITDEREKTLGRLFNYANNAITIAGVLLTTISGLLIIVFLIAQLWGGLDNPYIGLFAYVVLPVIFVLGLIEIPIGMWRRRRKLIKEGATEAELTAYPKMDFNDQQTRKVWTIFILLTVVNAVILGAASFFAVEEMETVEFCGETCHTVMQPEYTAYQDSPHSRVACVDCHIGPGASWFVKSKLDGLRQVWHTALNTYPRPITSPIHTLRPARETCEQCHWPNKHHGDKLRIFSRYKTDEANTPSYTAMLLRTGGGSLDIGRADGIHWWHIYSDNRIRYIAADERREEIAWVELTTPDGAVRTYTRDGDEPSIEKIDAESRIMDCVDCHNRPTHTFHSPAKGIDWIIDTHPELRSLPYFKKQAVKAISGEYESHAAGIAAVRDALTSYYSSEYPEIASAQSVLVSRGADLAALVYGKTTFPEMGTNWKTHPNHIGHDDFPGCMRCHDDEMSTADGEHTIPMDCETCHVFLLEDSPESPDFAYALEQN; encoded by the coding sequence ATGACCGCAATCACGGACGAACGCGAGAAGACCCTCGGCCGCCTATTCAACTACGCCAACAACGCCATCACGATCGCCGGGGTTCTGCTGACCACCATCTCGGGACTCCTGATCATCGTCTTTCTGATCGCCCAGCTGTGGGGTGGGCTGGACAACCCGTATATCGGGCTCTTCGCGTACGTCGTGCTGCCGGTCATTTTCGTTCTCGGCCTGATCGAAATCCCGATCGGCATGTGGCGGCGCCGAAGAAAACTCATAAAGGAAGGCGCCACCGAAGCCGAGCTCACGGCCTATCCGAAAATGGACTTCAACGATCAGCAGACGCGAAAAGTATGGACGATTTTCATTTTGCTGACCGTCGTGAACGCGGTAATACTCGGCGCCGCTTCGTTTTTCGCGGTCGAAGAGATGGAGACCGTCGAGTTCTGCGGCGAGACATGCCACACGGTGATGCAGCCGGAGTACACCGCCTACCAGGATTCTCCGCACTCTCGCGTCGCATGTGTCGATTGTCATATCGGCCCCGGGGCCTCGTGGTTCGTCAAATCGAAGTTGGATGGTCTCCGGCAGGTCTGGCACACGGCCCTCAACACGTACCCGCGACCCATCACCTCCCCGATCCATACCCTGCGCCCGGCCCGTGAAACCTGCGAACAGTGTCACTGGCCCAACAAGCACCACGGTGACAAGCTCAGGATCTTCTCGCGTTACAAGACTGATGAGGCCAACACGCCCTCCTACACCGCGATGCTGCTCCGCACCGGAGGCGGCAGTCTCGACATCGGCCGGGCGGATGGCATCCACTGGTGGCACATTTACTCCGACAACCGCATCCGCTACATCGCGGCGGACGAACGGCGTGAAGAGATCGCCTGGGTCGAGCTCACCACGCCGGACGGCGCGGTTCGCACCTACACCAGGGATGGCGACGAGCCTTCAATCGAAAAGATAGATGCGGAATCTCGGATCATGGATTGCGTCGACTGTCATAACCGCCCTACACACACCTTCCACTCTCCCGCCAAGGGCATCGACTGGATCATCGATACCCATCCGGAGCTTCGTTCGCTGCCGTACTTCAAAAAGCAGGCGGTGAAGGCCATCAGCGGCGAGTACGAAAGCCACGCAGCAGGGATTGCTGCGGTTCGCGACGCGCTGACCTCGTATTACAGCTCGGAGTATCCCGAGATCGCGTCCGCTCAGTCAGTCCTCGTTTCGAGAGGCGCCGATCTGGCCGCACTGGTCTACGGCAAAACGACCTTTCCGGAAATGGGCACGAATTGGAAGACCCATCCGAATCACATCGGCCACGATGATTTCCCGGGCTGCATGCGATGCCATGATGACGAGATGTCGACTGCCGACGGCGAACACACAATTCCGATGGATTGCGAGACCTGTCACGTCTTCCTGCTCGAGGACAGCCCGGAGTCACCCGATTTCGCTTATGCTCTGGAGCAAAACTGA
- a CDS encoding response regulator, with protein MVLSGRKILVAEDDPDQIEFIKTVLEDKGAEVITAQNGTDALAMARSETPHAMTLDISMPGMDVMELLTELKGDQSLEEVKICIISGRPELRLILQDRHLNANAYLDKPFTEEQLVKSIKGLLNGNA; from the coding sequence ATGGTTTTGAGCGGACGCAAGATCTTGGTAGCTGAGGACGATCCCGACCAGATTGAATTCATCAAGACGGTGCTCGAAGACAAAGGCGCGGAAGTGATCACAGCTCAAAACGGCACAGACGCATTGGCAATGGCGCGGTCGGAAACCCCACACGCTATGACGCTCGACATCAGCATGCCGGGCATGGATGTCATGGAGCTCTTGACCGAGCTCAAGGGTGACCAGAGCCTCGAAGAAGTCAAAATCTGCATCATCAGCGGTCGGCCCGAGCTTCGTCTCATCCTTCAGGATCGGCACCTGAATGCCAACGCCTATCTCGACAAGCCGTTCACCGAAGAGCAGCTCGTGAAAAGCATCAAAGGTCTCCTCAACGGAAACGCGTGA